A window of the Pseudomonas furukawaii genome harbors these coding sequences:
- a CDS encoding YaeQ family protein, with the protein MALQATPYKVELNLTDLDRSVYENLRFTVAKHPSETEERLAVRLIAYALWYHEQLAFGRGLSDVDEPALWEKSLDDRVLHWIEVGQPDAERITWCSRRTERFSLVAYGNLRVWQTKVLDGVRSLKNINVVAVDQDALENLARDLPRSINWSVMISDGELFITDERGQHEIPLEWLVGERG; encoded by the coding sequence ATGGCCCTCCAAGCGACCCCCTACAAAGTCGAACTCAACCTCACCGACCTGGACCGCAGCGTTTACGAAAACCTCCGTTTCACCGTGGCCAAGCACCCCTCGGAAACCGAGGAACGCCTGGCCGTGCGCCTGATCGCCTACGCCCTCTGGTACCACGAGCAACTGGCGTTTGGCCGTGGCCTGTCGGATGTGGATGAGCCTGCCCTGTGGGAAAAGAGCCTGGACGACCGCGTCCTGCACTGGATCGAGGTGGGCCAGCCGGATGCCGAGCGCATCACCTGGTGTTCCCGTCGTACCGAGCGTTTCAGCCTGGTGGCCTACGGCAACCTGCGCGTCTGGCAGACCAAGGTGCTGGATGGCGTGCGCAGCCTGAAGAACATCAATGTGGTCGCCGTCGACCAGGACGCCCTGGAAAACCTGGCCCGCGACCTGCCGCGCTCGATCAACTGGAGCGTGATGATCAGCGACGGCGAGCTGTTCATCACCGATGAGCGTGGCCAGCACGAGATTCCGCTGGAGTGGCTGGTCGGCGAGCGCGGTTGA
- a CDS encoding nucleoside deaminase, with amino-acid sequence MDPFMQAAIEEARLGLAEGGIPIGSVIVHKGRIIGRGHNRRVQEGSAIKHGEMDAFENAGRQPASVYREAVLYTTLSPCAMCSGAILLYGIPKVVIGENRTFLGEEALLRSRGVELEVRDDAECVRLMEDFIAARPELWNEDIGE; translated from the coding sequence ATGGATCCCTTCATGCAAGCCGCTATCGAGGAAGCCCGCCTGGGACTGGCCGAGGGCGGCATCCCCATCGGTTCGGTGATCGTCCACAAGGGGCGGATCATCGGCCGGGGACACAACCGCCGGGTCCAGGAGGGCAGCGCCATCAAGCATGGCGAGATGGACGCCTTCGAGAACGCCGGTCGCCAGCCCGCCAGCGTCTACCGCGAGGCGGTGCTCTACACCACGCTGTCCCCCTGCGCCATGTGCAGCGGCGCCATCCTGCTCTACGGGATCCCGAAGGTGGTGATCGGCGAGAACCGCACCTTCCTGGGCGAGGAGGCGCTGTTGCGCTCCCGGGGCGTGGAGCTGGAGGTGCGGGACGACGCCGAGTGCGTGCGCCTGATGGAGGACTTCATCGCCGCCCGGCCGGAGCTGTGGAACGAAGACATCGGCGAGTGA
- the recJ gene encoding single-stranded-DNA-specific exonuclease RecJ has protein sequence MRIDPRPLPEKLPDLGDLPPLLTRLYAARGVQSADELDKSLARLIPYQRLKGIDAAVDLLVDALAQRQRILYVGDFDADGATASCVGVLGLRMLGAFHVDYLVPNRFEYGYGLTPEIVAVALKRHPDLLVTVDNGISSVEGVAAAKAAGLKVLVTDHHLPGPELPAADAIVNPNQPGCDFPSKSLAGVGVIFYVLLALRARLRENGWFARAGIREPNLGELLDLVALGSVADVVPLDANNRILVHQGLARIRAGRARPGLKAILEVAGRQASRITSTDLGFILGPRLNAAGRLDDMSLGIECLLCEDEALARDMAAQLDALNQDRKAIEQGMQREALAQLKNLPIEDMPFGLCLFEPEWHQGVIGILASRLKERYHRPTIAFADAGDGLLKGSARSVPGFHIRDALDAVAARHPGLITKFGGHAMAAGLSLPVEHFGAFAAAFDAETRRQLCEEDLTGRLLSDGQLGIEEFHLELARALRLAGPWGQHFPEPLFHGVFQIVQQRLVGERHLKLVLKSECGALQLDGIAFNIDREQWPNPTVRWAELAYKLDVNEYRGQESVQLMVAHIAPR, from the coding sequence ATGCGCATCGATCCACGCCCCTTACCTGAAAAGCTGCCCGACCTGGGCGACCTGCCGCCCCTGCTGACCCGCCTCTACGCCGCCCGTGGCGTGCAGTCGGCGGATGAACTGGACAAGAGCCTGGCGCGGTTGATCCCCTACCAGCGCCTCAAGGGCATCGACGCCGCCGTCGACCTGCTGGTGGACGCCCTGGCGCAGCGCCAGCGCATCCTCTATGTGGGCGACTTCGACGCCGACGGCGCGACCGCCAGCTGTGTCGGCGTCCTGGGCCTGCGCATGCTCGGCGCCTTCCATGTGGATTACCTGGTGCCCAACCGCTTCGAGTACGGCTACGGCCTGACCCCGGAGATCGTCGCCGTGGCCCTCAAGCGTCATCCCGACCTGCTGGTGACCGTGGACAACGGCATCTCCAGCGTCGAGGGCGTGGCCGCCGCCAAGGCCGCCGGTCTCAAGGTGCTGGTCACCGACCACCACCTGCCGGGGCCGGAATTGCCGGCGGCGGACGCCATCGTCAACCCCAACCAGCCGGGCTGCGACTTTCCCAGCAAGTCCCTGGCCGGCGTGGGCGTGATCTTCTACGTGCTGCTGGCCTTGCGCGCACGCCTCCGGGAGAACGGCTGGTTCGCCCGTGCCGGGATCAGGGAGCCCAACCTCGGCGAACTGCTCGACCTGGTGGCCCTGGGCAGCGTCGCCGACGTGGTGCCCCTGGACGCCAACAACCGCATCCTGGTCCACCAGGGGCTGGCGCGGATCCGCGCCGGTCGCGCGCGACCCGGCCTCAAGGCCATTCTCGAAGTGGCCGGTCGCCAGGCGTCGCGCATCACCTCCACCGACCTCGGCTTCATCCTCGGCCCGCGCCTGAACGCCGCCGGTCGCCTGGACGACATGAGCCTGGGCATCGAATGCCTGCTCTGCGAGGACGAGGCGCTGGCCCGTGACATGGCGGCCCAGCTGGACGCGCTCAACCAGGACCGCAAGGCCATCGAACAGGGCATGCAGCGCGAGGCGCTGGCCCAGTTGAAGAACCTGCCCATCGAGGACATGCCCTTCGGCCTCTGCCTGTTCGAGCCGGAGTGGCACCAGGGGGTGATCGGCATCCTCGCTTCGCGCCTGAAGGAGCGCTACCACCGCCCGACCATCGCCTTCGCCGATGCCGGCGATGGCCTGCTCAAGGGTTCCGCGCGTTCGGTTCCCGGCTTCCATATCCGCGATGCCCTGGATGCCGTGGCCGCGCGTCATCCGGGCCTGATCACCAAGTTCGGCGGCCACGCCATGGCCGCCGGCCTGTCCCTGCCGGTGGAGCACTTCGGTGCCTTCGCTGCCGCCTTCGACGCCGAGACCCGACGCCAGTTGTGCGAGGAGGACCTCACCGGGCGCCTGCTGTCCGACGGCCAGCTGGGCATCGAGGAATTCCACCTGGAGCTGGCCCGCGCCCTGCGCCTGGCCGGGCCCTGGGGCCAGCACTTCCCGGAGCCGCTGTTCCACGGCGTGTTCCAGATCGTCCAGCAGCGCCTGGTGGGCGAGCGCCACCTCAAGCTGGTGCTGAAGAGCGAATGCGGTGCGCTGCAACTGGACGGCATCGCCTTCAACATCGATCGCGAGCAGTGGCCCAACCCCACGGTGCGCTGGGCCGAGCTGGCCTACAAACTGGACGTCAACGAATACCGCGGCCAGGAAAGCGTGCAACTCATGGTGGCCCATATCGCCCCGCGCTGA
- a CDS encoding GGDEF domain-containing protein produces the protein MPLNIPTLVMVDIYVLVLVGLLMLHAWRRGRRDSTLGYLAAALLLGALGTVLGSLRGIGMDFVPLVLGNGVLQISAALTWTALRVFVGRQPHLPGIFAGAVIWTLLCLNPAFYESLAVRVMVSSLMTVCYTGLAALELWRSRRSLEVAWVPALVLSLFHAGFYCVRIVVDQGMPFDMALASAGQGTRFFALLVFETLLYAIGMAFVILAMVKERAELKFRAAAYCDPLTGVGNRRAFMSSGEYLLKGCAQRGEQVVLLLCDLDHFKRLNDNYGHATGDQALVAFGQVVEGSLRKQDVFGRIGGEEFACLLGAADLEAGGQVAERIRREFAGLPLLEPGQLSVSIGIVSSRDGGYDLFRLLSLADDALYAAKDKGRNRIQRYPAD, from the coding sequence ATGCCCTTGAACATTCCTACCCTGGTGATGGTGGATATCTACGTGCTGGTCCTGGTCGGCCTGCTCATGCTCCACGCCTGGCGCCGTGGTCGTCGCGATTCGACGCTGGGCTATCTCGCCGCGGCCTTGCTGCTGGGCGCATTGGGCACCGTGCTGGGCAGCCTGCGGGGCATCGGCATGGATTTCGTGCCGCTGGTGCTGGGCAATGGGGTGCTGCAGATCAGCGCCGCGCTGACCTGGACCGCCCTGCGCGTCTTCGTGGGACGCCAGCCGCACCTGCCGGGGATCTTCGCCGGGGCGGTGATCTGGACGCTGCTCTGCCTCAATCCGGCCTTCTACGAGTCCCTGGCCGTGCGGGTGATGGTCAGCTCGCTGATGACGGTCTGCTACACCGGCCTCGCGGCCCTGGAGCTCTGGCGCAGCCGCCGGAGCCTGGAGGTCGCCTGGGTGCCGGCCCTGGTCCTGAGCCTGTTCCATGCCGGCTTCTACTGCGTACGCATCGTGGTGGACCAGGGCATGCCTTTCGACATGGCCCTCGCCAGCGCCGGACAGGGCACCCGCTTCTTCGCCCTGCTGGTGTTCGAGACCCTGCTCTACGCCATTGGCATGGCCTTCGTCATTCTGGCCATGGTCAAGGAACGGGCCGAACTCAAGTTCCGGGCGGCCGCCTATTGCGACCCGCTCACCGGCGTGGGCAACCGCCGGGCCTTCATGTCGTCCGGCGAATACCTGCTCAAGGGCTGCGCCCAACGGGGCGAGCAGGTGGTCCTGCTGCTCTGCGACCTGGACCACTTCAAGCGACTCAACGACAACTATGGCCACGCGACCGGCGACCAGGCCCTGGTGGCGTTCGGCCAGGTGGTCGAGGGGAGCCTGCGCAAGCAGGACGTGTTCGGCCGCATCGGCGGCGAGGAGTTCGCCTGCCTGCTGGGGGCGGCCGACCTCGAGGCGGGCGGCCAGGTGGCCGAGCGCATCCGTCGGGAGTTCGCCGGGCTGCCGCTGCTGGAGCCCGGACAGTTGAGCGTCAGCATCGGCATCGTCAGTTCCCGCGACGGCGGCTACGACCTGTTCCGCCTGCTGTCGCTGGCCGACGACGCGCTCTACGCCGCCAAGGACAAGGGCCGCAACCGTATCCAGCGCTACCCGGCCGATTAG
- a CDS encoding 5-oxoprolinase subunit C family protein, with amino-acid sequence MSLLIERCGALATLQDGGRSGVRHLGVTQGGSADWYSHHWANWLLGNERAAPVIEIVLGNFELLASQDACLALAGADLGASLDGEPLEPWRSFRIAKGQRLCFTQPRKGVRAYLAAPGGFIAERVLGSCATVGRERLGGLRGDGRPLAPGDALHWRGGSPGPRVVDPARIPPFDGTLRLDVVLGAQIGDFSGQSLFDAFNQEWQVDPRADRMGIRLTGPVLTGPRQAMVSEGVPLGAIQVPSDGQPIVLLNDRQTIGGYPRLGALTPLSVARLAQCLPGSRVRLHPVSLDEAQRQQRRLLADWPPSPDAAEAFP; translated from the coding sequence ATGAGCCTGTTGATAGAACGTTGTGGTGCCCTCGCCACGCTTCAGGACGGCGGCCGTTCCGGTGTTCGCCATCTCGGCGTGACCCAGGGCGGCAGCGCCGACTGGTATTCGCACCATTGGGCCAACTGGCTGCTGGGCAATGAACGGGCAGCGCCGGTGATCGAGATCGTGCTGGGTAACTTCGAACTGCTGGCCAGCCAGGATGCCTGCCTGGCACTGGCCGGCGCGGATCTGGGCGCCAGCCTCGATGGCGAGCCCCTGGAACCCTGGCGGAGCTTTCGTATCGCCAAGGGTCAGCGCCTGTGCTTCACCCAGCCGCGCAAGGGGGTTCGGGCCTACCTGGCGGCGCCCGGCGGCTTCATCGCCGAAAGGGTTCTCGGCAGCTGCGCCACCGTGGGCCGCGAGCGCCTCGGCGGCCTGCGGGGCGACGGCCGCCCCCTGGCGCCCGGGGACGCCCTGCACTGGCGAGGTGGGTCACCCGGTCCGCGCGTGGTGGACCCTGCACGGATTCCCCCGTTCGACGGGACATTGCGCCTGGACGTGGTGCTCGGTGCCCAGATCGGCGACTTCAGCGGCCAGAGCCTGTTCGACGCCTTCAACCAGGAGTGGCAGGTGGACCCGCGTGCCGACCGCATGGGGATCCGCCTGACAGGTCCGGTGCTCACCGGACCGCGCCAGGCGATGGTGTCCGAGGGCGTTCCCCTGGGCGCCATCCAGGTCCCCAGCGATGGCCAGCCGATCGTCCTGCTGAATGATCGGCAGACCATCGGCGGCTACCCACGGCTGGGTGCCCTGACGCCGCTGTCTGTGGCGCGCCTGGCCCAGTGCCTGCCGGGTAGCCGGGTACGCTTGCATCCGGTTTCGCTTGATGAGGCGCAGCGCCAGCAACGCCGGTTGCTCGCCGACTGGCCCCCCTCTCCCGATGCCGCGGAGGCCTTTCCATGA
- a CDS encoding winged helix DNA-binding protein — MVDAKPPRSPRSPIVASAHLAEQSEELSELEFAIIISSNAFLRWMGRCMRAAGEVEMNALDVMVLHSLTSRDRAKRQADICLLLNIEDTHTVTYALKKLAKLELVEGEKQGKEMFYRTTEKGRALCQEYADIRRECLIASFENLNIDPEEIHRLAGMLRAMSGLYDQAARAATSL, encoded by the coding sequence ATGGTTGACGCCAAACCCCCCCGTTCCCCGCGTTCGCCCATCGTGGCCTCGGCCCACCTGGCCGAGCAGTCCGAGGAACTTTCCGAGCTCGAATTCGCCATCATCATTTCCAGCAACGCCTTCCTGCGCTGGATGGGGCGCTGCATGCGCGCCGCCGGCGAGGTGGAGATGAACGCCCTGGATGTGATGGTGCTGCACAGCCTGACCAGCCGCGACCGCGCCAAGCGCCAGGCGGACATCTGCCTGCTGCTGAACATCGAGGACACCCACACGGTGACCTATGCGCTGAAGAAGCTGGCCAAACTGGAACTGGTGGAAGGCGAGAAGCAGGGCAAGGAGATGTTCTACCGCACCACCGAGAAAGGCCGCGCCCTGTGCCAGGAGTACGCCGACATTCGCCGCGAATGCCTGATCGCCTCGTTCGAGAACCTCAATATCGATCCCGAGGAAATCCATCGCCTGGCCGGCATGCTCAGAGCCATGTCCGGCCTCTACGACCAGGCCGCCCGCGCCGCCACTTCGCTTTGA
- a CDS encoding VOC family protein, with the protein MLINPYLTFDGQCGPAFQFYAKVLNGNLEALFTFAESPAEGDVPEEFRDKIMHARLAVGDQVLMGSDCPPQVPYRGISGVSISINVDRIAEAERVFNALADGGQVQMPLAQTFWAARFGLLVDRFGVSWMVNCEKDA; encoded by the coding sequence ATGTTGATCAATCCCTACCTGACCTTCGACGGCCAATGCGGTCCGGCCTTCCAGTTCTACGCCAAGGTGCTGAATGGCAACCTGGAAGCCCTGTTCACCTTCGCCGAGAGCCCCGCCGAGGGCGATGTACCCGAGGAGTTCCGCGACAAGATCATGCATGCCCGCCTGGCGGTGGGCGACCAGGTGCTCATGGGCTCCGACTGCCCGCCCCAGGTGCCTTACAGAGGCATCAGCGGCGTCAGCATCTCCATCAATGTGGATCGCATCGCCGAAGCCGAGCGCGTGTTCAACGCCCTGGCCGATGGCGGCCAGGTGCAGATGCCGCTGGCGCAGACCTTCTGGGCCGCCCGCTTCGGCCTGCTGGTGGATCGATTCGGGGTGTCCTGGATGGTCAATTGCGAGAAGGACGCCTGA
- the pxpB gene encoding 5-oxoprolinase subunit PxpB, with translation MRPRVEVVGIDSLILRLFERIDECNMPWLLAATERLRESFGAALVDLVPSYTTLLLQYDLLQLDDRQARECIAQAFEDLRPASEAAGRELQVPVWYHPSVGPELTELAERSGLGISGVIARHSARSYPVFALGFAPGFAFMGLVDECLASPRLGTPRQRVAPGSLGIADRQTAIYPVESPGGWNLIGRSPATLFDRNLEGYSLLRPGDRVRFVPVERDEFIRLGGNDSPFEVTP, from the coding sequence ATGAGGCCGCGTGTCGAGGTGGTCGGTATCGACAGCCTGATCCTGCGGCTGTTCGAGCGCATCGATGAATGCAACATGCCCTGGCTGCTGGCGGCGACCGAGCGTCTGCGCGAGAGCTTCGGCGCTGCCCTGGTGGACCTGGTGCCCTCCTACACCACCCTGCTGCTGCAGTACGACCTTCTGCAACTGGATGACCGGCAGGCCCGCGAGTGCATTGCCCAGGCCTTCGAGGACTTGCGCCCAGCGTCCGAGGCGGCGGGGCGCGAGCTGCAGGTCCCGGTCTGGTATCACCCCAGCGTCGGCCCTGAACTGACGGAGCTCGCGGAACGCAGCGGGTTGGGGATCAGTGGCGTGATCGCCCGCCACAGCGCCCGCAGCTACCCGGTATTCGCCCTGGGGTTCGCCCCGGGCTTCGCCTTCATGGGCCTGGTCGACGAGTGCCTGGCCAGCCCACGCCTGGGCACCCCCCGCCAGCGCGTAGCCCCCGGAAGCCTGGGCATCGCCGACCGCCAGACCGCCATCTACCCGGTGGAGTCTCCCGGCGGCTGGAACCTGATAGGACGCAGCCCGGCCACGCTGTTCGATCGCAATCTGGAGGGCTACAGCCTCCTGCGTCCTGGTGACCGGGTGCGCTTCGTCCCGGTCGAGCGGGACGAGTTCATTCGCCTTGGCGGCAACGACAGCCCTTTCGAGGTCACCCCATGA
- a CDS encoding NRAMP family divalent metal transporter — protein sequence MQPTQSLAGNAAGDQRNVLRGAIFIMATSSIGPAFLTQTSLFTEKYLASFAFAIVISLLIDIGAQLNIWRVITVANLRGQDVANRVLPGVGHLISAFIVLGGIAFNIGNIAGAGLAINVIFGIPPLVGSLVAAVLIIAIFMLRNAKQVMDGLMQLFGLVMLGMIGYAMLQSNPPLQDALLHSIQPDDPLILLLPIITLVGGTVGGYISFSGGHRLVEAGITGVENVGVVTRAAVTGILTTGVVRICLFLAALGVVSQGLKLDPGNPAASVFGHVMGTVGYKVFGVVLLAAALSSVIGAAYTSVSFMYSLHPGIRQHNQRVVIAFIACSTLIYCLVGQPVKVLVVAGALNALVLPLALGCILWAAKKPAIVGQEYRHPNWMLAFGVLAIVATAVGVGLSFNSLLNFWQA from the coding sequence ATGCAACCGACCCAATCCCTTGCCGGCAATGCAGCCGGCGACCAACGGAATGTCCTTCGCGGTGCCATCTTCATCATGGCGACCTCGTCCATCGGCCCCGCCTTCCTGACCCAGACCTCCCTGTTCACCGAGAAGTACCTGGCCAGCTTCGCCTTCGCCATCGTCATCTCCCTGCTGATCGACATCGGCGCCCAGCTGAATATCTGGCGGGTCATCACCGTCGCCAACCTGCGTGGCCAGGACGTGGCCAACCGCGTGCTGCCGGGCGTGGGCCACCTGATCTCGGCCTTCATCGTGCTCGGTGGCATCGCCTTCAACATCGGCAACATCGCCGGCGCAGGCCTGGCCATCAATGTGATCTTCGGGATTCCTCCCCTGGTCGGCTCCCTGGTGGCCGCCGTATTGATCATCGCCATCTTCATGCTGCGCAACGCCAAGCAGGTGATGGACGGTTTGATGCAGCTCTTCGGCCTGGTGATGCTGGGGATGATCGGCTACGCCATGCTGCAGTCCAATCCGCCGCTGCAGGACGCCCTGCTGCACAGCATCCAGCCCGATGACCCGCTGATCCTGCTGCTGCCGATCATCACCCTGGTAGGCGGCACCGTCGGCGGCTACATCTCGTTTTCGGGCGGCCATCGCCTGGTGGAGGCCGGCATCACCGGCGTCGAGAACGTCGGCGTGGTGACCCGGGCGGCGGTCACCGGCATCCTGACCACCGGGGTCGTGCGCATCTGCCTGTTCCTCGCCGCGCTCGGGGTGGTCAGCCAGGGCCTGAAGCTGGACCCGGGCAACCCCGCGGCCTCGGTGTTCGGCCATGTCATGGGTACGGTCGGCTACAAGGTGTTTGGCGTCGTGCTGTTGGCCGCAGCGCTGTCCTCGGTCATTGGCGCGGCCTACACCAGCGTCAGCTTCATGTATTCGCTGCACCCCGGCATCCGCCAGCACAACCAGCGCGTGGTGATCGCCTTCATCGCCTGCTCCACGCTGATCTACTGCCTGGTCGGGCAACCGGTGAAGGTGCTGGTGGTGGCGGGCGCGCTCAACGCCCTGGTCCTGCCGCTGGCGCTGGGCTGCATCCTGTGGGCGGCGAAGAAGCCGGCCATCGTCGGCCAGGAGTACCGGCACCCGAACTGGATGCTGGCCTTCGGTGTCCTGGCGATTGTCGCGACCGCCGTTGGCGTTGGCCTGTCGTTCAACTCACTGCTGAACTTCTGGCAGGCCTGA
- a CDS encoding SulP family inorganic anion transporter encodes MNPIQWLRGYFGPFHYQRDWLRSDLAAGLSVAAVQIPTAIAYAQIIGFPAQVGLYACILPMLVYALVGGSRQLMVGPDAATAAMVAAAITPLAAGDPQRLVHLSMIVAVMVGLLSVVAGLIRAGFIASFLSRPILVGYLNGIGLSLLAGQLGKLLGYQSETSGFVAGLLAMIRNLASTHLPTLALGASTLLLMILLPRRWPRLPVALVGLVLASVAVVVLDLERYGVDLLGAVPAGLPELSWPRTSYPELLGLLRDATGITIVSFCSAMLTARSFAARHGYAIDANREFIALGLANVGAGVSQSFVISGADSRTAVNDLVGGKTQLVSVVVALVIVAVLVFLHDALGWVPIAALGAVLMLAGWGLIDFRALKGFWRLSRFETGLCLMTTIGVLGVGVLPGILVAVGLALLRLLFLTYRPRDAVLGWVDGVDGQVELGRYPQAATLPGLLIYRFDAPLLFFNADYFKQRLLRLVEDSEAPRAVLLNAETMINLDLTGLATLKEVQQTLAAKGVFFAFSRLQGPAWELLQRSGELGELKPPLVFSSVRAGINAYQRWQAKQAASPLREGEPVA; translated from the coding sequence ATGAACCCGATCCAATGGCTGCGCGGCTACTTCGGTCCCTTTCACTACCAGCGTGACTGGCTGCGCAGCGACCTGGCCGCCGGCCTTTCGGTGGCCGCGGTGCAGATCCCCACGGCCATCGCCTATGCCCAGATCATCGGGTTCCCCGCCCAGGTGGGGCTCTATGCCTGCATCCTGCCGATGCTGGTCTATGCGCTGGTCGGAGGCTCGCGGCAATTGATGGTGGGCCCCGATGCCGCCACCGCCGCCATGGTCGCCGCCGCCATCACGCCACTGGCCGCCGGCGACCCGCAACGGCTGGTGCACCTGTCGATGATCGTCGCGGTGATGGTGGGCCTGTTGTCGGTCGTGGCCGGACTCATTCGGGCGGGCTTCATCGCCAGCTTTCTTTCGCGGCCGATCCTGGTGGGCTACCTCAACGGCATCGGCCTCAGCCTGCTGGCGGGCCAGTTGGGCAAGCTGCTGGGCTACCAGAGCGAAACCAGTGGCTTCGTCGCCGGGCTCCTGGCGATGATCCGCAACCTCGCCAGCACCCACTTGCCCACCCTGGCCCTGGGGGCGTCCACCCTGCTGCTGATGATCCTCCTGCCCCGGCGCTGGCCGCGCCTGCCGGTGGCCCTGGTGGGCCTGGTGCTGGCCTCGGTGGCCGTGGTGGTGCTGGACCTGGAGCGGTACGGGGTGGACCTGCTGGGCGCGGTGCCGGCCGGGTTGCCTGAGCTGAGCTGGCCGCGCACCAGCTACCCGGAGCTCCTCGGCCTGCTGCGGGACGCCACCGGTATCACCATCGTCAGCTTCTGCAGCGCCATGCTCACCGCCCGCAGCTTCGCCGCCCGCCACGGCTACGCCATCGACGCCAACCGCGAGTTCATCGCGCTGGGCCTGGCCAACGTCGGTGCCGGGGTCTCCCAGTCCTTCGTCATCAGCGGCGCCGACTCGCGCACCGCAGTGAACGACCTGGTGGGGGGCAAGACGCAACTGGTCAGCGTGGTGGTGGCCCTGGTGATCGTCGCGGTGCTGGTCTTCCTCCACGATGCCCTGGGCTGGGTGCCCATCGCCGCCCTCGGGGCGGTGCTGATGCTGGCGGGCTGGGGGCTGATCGACTTCCGCGCGCTGAAGGGTTTCTGGCGGCTCAGCCGCTTCGAGACCGGGCTTTGCCTGATGACCACCATCGGCGTGCTGGGTGTCGGCGTGCTGCCCGGCATCCTGGTGGCGGTGGGCCTGGCCCTGCTGCGGCTGCTCTTTCTCACCTATCGGCCCAGGGACGCGGTGCTGGGGTGGGTGGACGGCGTGGACGGCCAGGTGGAGCTGGGACGTTATCCACAGGCCGCCACCTTGCCGGGGCTGCTGATCTACCGCTTCGACGCGCCGCTACTGTTCTTCAACGCCGACTACTTCAAGCAGCGTCTGTTGCGCCTGGTGGAGGACAGCGAGGCGCCCCGGGCGGTGCTGCTCAACGCCGAAACCATGATCAACCTGGACCTCACCGGCCTCGCCACCCTCAAGGAAGTGCAGCAGACCCTGGCGGCGAAGGGCGTCTTCTTCGCCTTCTCCCGCTTGCAGGGCCCCGCCTGGGAGTTGCTGCAACGCTCCGGCGAGCTGGGGGAGCTGAAGCCGCCCCTGGTATTCAGCTCGGTACGGGCCGGCATCAACGCCTACCAGCGCTGGCAGGCGAAGCAGGCGGCCAGCCCCTTGCGGGAGGGCGAGCCGGTCGCGTAA
- a CDS encoding 5-oxoprolinase subunit PxpA, producing the protein MSRLLLNCDIGESYGAWTMGLDAEVMPHIDCANIACGFHASEPLTMHRTVALAIEHGVRIGAHPAYPDLAGFGRRSMACSPDEIETMLLYQIGALDGICRAQGTRVSYVKPHGALYNDMMREPAKLRAVMRAVARYDASLPLMLMATRDNQAAQAMAEEMGLLLWLEAFADRAYDADGLLLPRSQPGAVHEDADTVVAQALALARGEALRASDGSALYLHADTLCVHGDNAGSVAAVRRIREALRSLAE; encoded by the coding sequence ATGAGCCGCCTACTCCTGAACTGTGATATCGGCGAAAGCTACGGCGCCTGGACCATGGGCCTGGACGCCGAGGTGATGCCCCATATCGACTGCGCCAACATCGCCTGCGGCTTCCACGCCTCGGAACCACTCACCATGCACCGCACCGTAGCGCTGGCCATCGAGCACGGCGTACGCATCGGTGCCCACCCCGCCTACCCCGATCTCGCCGGATTCGGCCGCCGCTCGATGGCCTGCAGCCCGGACGAGATAGAAACCATGCTGCTCTATCAGATCGGCGCACTGGACGGCATCTGCCGCGCCCAGGGCACCCGGGTCAGCTACGTCAAACCCCATGGCGCGCTGTACAACGACATGATGCGCGAGCCGGCCAAGCTGCGTGCGGTGATGCGCGCCGTCGCCCGTTACGACGCCAGCCTGCCGCTGATGCTGATGGCCACCCGCGACAACCAGGCGGCGCAGGCCATGGCGGAGGAAATGGGCCTGCTGCTGTGGCTGGAAGCCTTCGCCGACCGTGCCTACGACGCCGACGGCCTGCTGCTGCCCCGCAGCCAGCCGGGCGCGGTGCACGAGGACGCCGACACCGTGGTGGCCCAGGCGCTGGCCCTGGCGCGCGGCGAGGCGTTGCGCGCCAGCGATGGCAGTGCCCTGTACCTGCACGCCGACACCCTCTGCGTGCATGGTGACAATGCCGGCTCCGTCGCCGCCGTACGGCGCATCCGCGAGGCACTGCGGAGCCTGGCGGAATGA
- a CDS encoding YciI family protein, with protein sequence MRFMVIVKATPESEAGIMPSTELLTAMGQYNEELMKAGVLLAGEGLHPSSKGARVRFSGKDRSVIDGPFAETKELIAGFWLFQVESLEACIEWVKRCPNPMLSDSEIEIRQVFEAEDFGEAFTPELREQEQRIFEKSRQS encoded by the coding sequence ATGCGCTTCATGGTGATCGTCAAAGCCACCCCGGAATCGGAAGCCGGCATCATGCCCAGCACCGAACTGCTCACGGCCATGGGCCAGTACAACGAGGAGTTGATGAAGGCCGGCGTCCTGCTGGCGGGCGAGGGGCTGCACCCCAGCTCGAAGGGCGCCCGCGTGCGCTTCAGCGGCAAGGACCGCAGCGTCATTGACGGCCCCTTCGCCGAGACCAAGGAGCTGATCGCCGGTTTCTGGCTGTTCCAGGTGGAGTCCCTCGAAGCCTGCATCGAGTGGGTCAAGCGCTGCCCCAACCCCATGCTGTCCGATTCCGAGATCGAGATCCGGCAGGTCTTCGAGGCCGAGGATTTCGGTGAGGCCTTCACCCCTGAGCTGCGTGAGCAGGAGCAGCGGATCTTCGAAAAATCCCGCCAGTCATGA